In the genome of Deltaproteobacteria bacterium, one region contains:
- a CDS encoding HRDC domain-containing protein: protein YASDNQTCRRRRILAYFGEVYEKKSCGACDVCCGEREAVDLTQEALAILTAIEQTGERFGAVHLTDIVKGANTQKVRLYKHNRLSIYGAGKQEDKSHWRKVIDNLLSLNFLTQAEGEYPILQLTPEGQAVLEGRRTVTIMRERKAPEGKVLAVKADEFRQGLFERLRALRLRLAAEKKVPPYVIFSDRSLREMADLLPGTKNGFLQIHGVGETKWVLYGQTFIDEIKAYGVANTGPDDPAPEVDPLPLSGRVGPQRSSTIEETFGLVEQNLSIEQIAFRRNLTERTIALHLEQLILAGREIPFDRFVRPEARKEVEDLLKRSDLTLLREIVEQASIPVTYDEARLVRAWVKSRRQR, encoded by the coding sequence ACTATGCCTCTGACAACCAGACCTGCCGCCGGCGGAGGATCCTGGCCTATTTCGGCGAAGTCTACGAAAAGAAGTCGTGCGGCGCCTGCGATGTCTGCTGCGGGGAGCGGGAAGCTGTTGACCTTACCCAAGAGGCCCTGGCCATCCTTACCGCCATCGAGCAGACCGGGGAACGTTTCGGCGCTGTTCACCTTACCGACATTGTCAAAGGGGCCAACACGCAAAAGGTTCGTCTGTATAAGCACAACCGGCTTTCGATTTACGGGGCTGGAAAGCAGGAGGATAAGAGTCATTGGAGAAAGGTCATTGACAATCTCCTGTCCTTAAATTTTCTTACCCAGGCGGAAGGGGAGTATCCGATCCTCCAGCTCACGCCGGAAGGGCAGGCGGTGCTGGAAGGCCGGCGAACCGTAACCATCATGAGAGAACGAAAGGCGCCCGAAGGGAAGGTCCTGGCAGTCAAGGCCGACGAATTCAGGCAAGGGCTTTTCGAACGTTTGCGCGCCCTCCGGCTTCGTCTGGCTGCAGAGAAAAAAGTTCCCCCCTATGTGATCTTCTCCGATCGCTCTCTCCGGGAGATGGCCGATCTTCTGCCCGGCACAAAAAACGGCTTTTTGCAGATTCACGGCGTGGGTGAGACCAAATGGGTGCTTTACGGCCAGACCTTTATCGACGAGATCAAGGCTTACGGGGTGGCGAATACCGGTCCTGATGACCCGGCCCCGGAAGTGGATCCTCTGCCTCTTTCGGGTCGGGTCGGGCCGCAAAGGAGTTCCACCATCGAAGAGACCTTTGGACTGGTGGAGCAGAACCTTTCCATCGAGCAGATCGCCTTCAGGAGGAATCTGACCGAGCGCACTATTGCCCTGCATCTGGAACAACTGATCCTGGCCGGAAGAGAAATCCCCTTCGACCGGTTTGTCCGGCCGGAGGCGCGAAAAGAGGTGGAAGATCTGCTCAAACGATCCGACCTCACTCTGCTAAGAGAGATCGTCGAACAAGCTTCCATTCCCGTCACTTATGACGAGGCCCGATTGGTCCGCGCCTGGGTCAAGTCGAGAAGGCAAAGATAG
- a CDS encoding ArgE/DapE family deacylase: MDHKEAFLRVEQEKNYLIDILKAMIAVNTCIPPGENYGKLVDILEPELRSFGFETRRVSVPEEKYRQIPESLSGERVNLVGVQKSNHPRSSFYGHLDVVPVDDRWTVDPFAGTVKEGKLYGRGAVDMKGSIAAFLGAARVIRAMGLEPRFQMECCFCTDEEVGVYPGARYLAEEGYFSNHLVWGELAAVAPATLIGVNGAARVDILALGRTCHSGMNWMGVNAVEEMVPVMQALIDVKKQVEKKTSRIPALPIPGAPSDKMTPMFNLTILRGGFKDNVVPGECRLTVNRRYIPEEKYEEVIAEIETAVKKGKAKSKLLDLKVDYYNLYSPVVIDPDSEAVKKMQAAAAAVWGYQHFLRGGITASSDLGIVLETLRAEQPQVACCGLLRPGITAAHGADEFVLLEDLIALTKQLVHYYVF; this comes from the coding sequence ATGGATCATAAAGAGGCCTTTTTACGGGTTGAACAGGAAAAAAATTACCTTATCGACATCCTCAAGGCCATGATTGCCGTGAACACCTGCATCCCGCCGGGAGAAAATTATGGGAAGTTGGTGGACATCCTTGAACCGGAGCTTCGATCCTTTGGCTTCGAAACCCGCCGGGTGTCGGTGCCTGAGGAAAAGTACCGCCAAATCCCCGAATCCCTTTCCGGGGAGAGGGTCAACCTGGTGGGCGTCCAGAAGAGCAACCACCCGCGGAGTTCCTTTTACGGCCACCTGGACGTCGTTCCCGTGGACGACCGCTGGACGGTCGATCCTTTTGCCGGAACGGTCAAGGAAGGAAAGCTCTACGGTCGCGGGGCGGTGGATATGAAAGGGTCCATAGCCGCCTTTCTCGGGGCGGCCCGGGTGATTCGGGCGATGGGACTTGAACCCCGCTTCCAAATGGAATGCTGTTTTTGCACCGATGAAGAGGTGGGGGTCTATCCGGGGGCCCGCTATCTGGCCGAAGAGGGCTATTTTTCGAACCACCTGGTCTGGGGGGAATTGGCGGCCGTCGCACCGGCCACGCTGATCGGCGTTAACGGGGCGGCCCGGGTTGATATCCTGGCCCTTGGCAGGACCTGTCACTCGGGGATGAACTGGATGGGAGTCAACGCGGTTGAGGAGATGGTCCCGGTGATGCAAGCCCTCATAGATGTTAAAAAACAGGTGGAAAAGAAAACCTCCCGCATCCCGGCCCTTCCTATACCCGGCGCCCCTTCGGATAAGATGACCCCCATGTTCAATCTCACGATCCTTCGCGGTGGGTTTAAGGATAATGTCGTTCCCGGGGAGTGCCGTCTGACTGTCAACCGCCGTTATATCCCGGAGGAGAAGTACGAAGAAGTGATAGCGGAAATTGAGACTGCCGTAAAAAAGGGGAAGGCAAAATCAAAACTGCTGGACCTTAAGGTAGACTATTATAATTTGTATTCCCCGGTGGTGATCGATCCTGACAGCGAGGCGGTCAAGAAGATGCAGGCCGCCGCTGCCGCTGTGTGGGGATATCAGCATTTCCTTCGAGGAGGGATCACCGCTTCATCAGATTTAGGAATAGTCCTGGAGACCCTCCGGGCCGAACAGCCACAGGTGGCCTGTTGCGGTCTGCTTCGTCCGGGCATAACCGCAGCCCATGGGGCCGATGAATTCGTCCTGCTGGAAGACCTCATTGCCCTGACCAAACAATTGGTTCATTATTATGTATTCTGA
- the gcvT gene encoding glycine cleavage system aminomethyltransferase GcvT, producing the protein MKKTALYERHALLGGTIVDFGDWAMPVQYTKVIEEHNATRHRAGLFDICHMGEIEIKGRQAFDLLQLALSRNLQNQYPGQMKLGLLLNAQGGIMDDVTVYPLKEDAYLLVTNAATKDRDYQWLQKIKQEKGFDEVSIMDISDRTGKLDLQGPVSEAILQKVVPEPLNELKYYHALHTSVSSIPAMISRSGYTGEDGFEIYAAAEKIGNLWDDLLDVGGSYGLRPVGLGARDTLRLEAGLMLNGAEMDETVTPYEVVYGWITNMEKGFIGKAALEQLKREGFNRKLVGFTMTDRGIARHGYKVFMEGQKVGYVTSGTFSPTLGKAIGLAFVPPVCQEPGTVIEIEIRNNRAKARIVSLPFYKRKR; encoded by the coding sequence ATGAAAAAAACTGCTTTATATGAACGTCACGCGCTGTTAGGGGGGACTATTGTTGATTTTGGCGACTGGGCCATGCCGGTGCAGTATACCAAGGTCATCGAAGAGCACAATGCAACGCGCCATCGTGCCGGTCTGTTTGATATCTGCCATATGGGGGAGATCGAGATCAAGGGCCGTCAGGCCTTTGATCTTCTGCAGCTCGCTCTGAGTCGGAATCTTCAAAACCAATATCCGGGCCAGATGAAACTCGGCCTTCTGCTGAATGCGCAGGGAGGCATTATGGATGATGTGACTGTATATCCCCTGAAAGAGGATGCTTATCTTCTGGTCACCAATGCCGCCACAAAAGACAGGGATTATCAGTGGCTGCAAAAAATTAAACAGGAAAAAGGATTCGATGAGGTCAGCATCATGGATATATCGGATAGGACAGGCAAACTCGATCTCCAGGGCCCCGTCTCTGAGGCCATTCTGCAGAAAGTTGTGCCGGAGCCACTGAACGAATTAAAATATTATCATGCCCTGCACACCAGCGTGTCCTCTATACCTGCTATGATCTCCCGCAGCGGGTATACCGGCGAGGATGGATTTGAAATCTACGCCGCCGCTGAAAAGATCGGTAACCTCTGGGATGATTTACTGGATGTCGGGGGCAGCTACGGGTTGCGGCCGGTCGGTCTGGGGGCGAGAGATACCCTGCGCCTGGAAGCGGGCCTGATGCTCAATGGCGCCGAAATGGATGAGACGGTCACGCCATACGAAGTCGTTTACGGATGGATTACCAATATGGAGAAGGGTTTTATTGGGAAAGCCGCTCTGGAGCAGTTGAAAAGAGAGGGGTTTAATCGGAAACTGGTCGGCTTTACCATGACGGACCGCGGCATTGCCCGGCATGGTTACAAGGTTTTTATGGAAGGCCAAAAGGTGGGCTATGTGACCTCGGGGACTTTTTCCCCGACTTTGGGTAAGGCTATCGGACTGGCTTTTGTTCCTCCGGTCTGTCAAGAGCCGGGGACGGTCATCGAGATTGAGATCCGGAACAATCGGGCCAAGGCCCGGATTGTTTCCCTCCCTTTCTACAAGAGAAAGAGATGA
- the gcvH gene encoding glycine cleavage system protein GcvH: MSKVNPTDRKYSKDHEWILDHGDGIATLGITDHAQELLTDIVYVELPEIGKKVTSGDAIAAVESVKSVSDIFSPISGEVIDVNRKLEASPNLINADAFGEGWIVKLNMDDAAAGSALMNADEYESMIVADRQ; encoded by the coding sequence ATGTCAAAAGTGAATCCGACAGACCGGAAATATTCAAAAGATCATGAGTGGATTCTCGACCATGGAGATGGCATAGCAACCTTAGGCATTACAGACCATGCCCAGGAATTGCTCACGGACATCGTCTATGTGGAATTACCTGAGATAGGGAAAAAGGTAACCTCCGGGGATGCGATAGCCGCCGTTGAATCCGTAAAATCCGTTTCGGACATCTTTTCCCCGATCAGCGGCGAGGTGATCGATGTCAACAGGAAGCTGGAAGCCAGCCCGAATCTGATCAACGCAGATGCCTTTGGAGAGGGCTGGATCGTAAAGTTGAACATGGACGACGCAGCAGCAGGCAGCGCCCTCATGAACGCCGACGAATATGAATCGATGATTGTCGCCGACAGACAATAA
- the gcvPA gene encoding aminomethyl-transferring glycine dehydrogenase subunit GcvPA — protein sequence MDYAHYIPHTPDDEKKMLKAVGVSSLNDLFADIPSELRLTRLLNLPAPRSEQEVFGLMHELGNRNVVPEICLMGAGAYHHYIPSVVGHILSRSEFYTAYTPYQAEISQGILQAIYEYQTMIARLTGLDVANASMYDGASAMAEAVILATKTLNRRKIIMMRSIHPEYRQVVRTYARANGYEVLEAPFGLSGQADGGTLQQMIDRETAAVVLQSPNFFGVIEDLRTIAPLVHEQGALLVSGFTEATSLGILWPPGEMGADLVVGEGQALGNPLNFGGPYLGIFAARDTFLRKIPGRLAGTTTDKDGRRGFVLTLQTREQHIRREKATSNICSNEALCALAAAVYLACLGKNLRRLAEINLQKAHYLKTRLSELRGWAPVFPGPVYNEFLMVCPDPQRINQKLQDSGIIGGYIAGNDYPELKKTLLLCATEMLSKRQIDKLIGIIT from the coding sequence ATGGATTACGCACATTATATCCCCCACACCCCGGATGATGAAAAAAAAATGCTGAAGGCCGTGGGTGTTTCATCTCTCAATGACCTTTTTGCCGATATCCCATCGGAGCTTCGGCTGACGCGTCTGCTGAATCTTCCCGCCCCCCGGTCGGAACAGGAGGTGTTCGGCCTGATGCACGAACTCGGCAACCGGAATGTCGTTCCGGAGATCTGTCTAATGGGAGCCGGCGCCTATCATCATTATATCCCGTCCGTTGTCGGGCATATCCTGTCCCGTTCCGAATTTTACACGGCCTATACCCCCTACCAGGCGGAGATCAGCCAGGGGATTCTTCAGGCTATCTATGAATATCAGACCATGATAGCGAGGCTCACAGGCCTGGATGTGGCCAACGCATCCATGTATGATGGCGCCTCCGCCATGGCTGAGGCGGTCATACTGGCCACCAAGACCTTAAATCGACGGAAAATCATTATGATGCGATCCATCCACCCGGAGTACCGGCAGGTCGTCAGGACCTATGCCCGGGCCAACGGATACGAGGTACTGGAGGCTCCTTTTGGACTATCCGGTCAGGCAGATGGCGGTACCCTGCAACAGATGATCGACAGGGAAACGGCTGCCGTCGTCTTGCAATCCCCTAATTTTTTCGGCGTGATTGAAGATCTCCGCACTATTGCTCCCCTGGTCCATGAGCAGGGGGCGCTTCTGGTTTCCGGTTTTACGGAAGCCACTTCTCTGGGCATCTTATGGCCGCCCGGTGAAATGGGAGCGGACTTAGTCGTTGGCGAGGGCCAGGCACTTGGGAACCCCCTCAACTTTGGCGGCCCTTATCTGGGCATCTTTGCCGCCAGGGACACTTTTCTTCGCAAAATACCCGGCCGCCTGGCAGGCACCACGACCGATAAGGACGGCCGGCGGGGATTCGTGTTGACCTTGCAGACCCGGGAACAGCACATCCGGCGAGAGAAGGCGACGTCCAATATCTGCTCCAATGAGGCCCTCTGCGCCCTGGCCGCGGCCGTCTATCTGGCCTGTCTGGGAAAAAACCTCAGGCGGCTTGCCGAGATCAATCTCCAGAAGGCCCATTATTTAAAAACCCGGCTATCGGAACTGAGAGGTTGGGCGCCTGTCTTTCCCGGACCTGTATATAACGAGTTTCTTATGGTTTGCCCCGATCCCCAGAGGATCAACCAGAAGCTCCAGGATTCGGGTATCATTGGCGGCTATATTGCCGGTAACGATTATCCGGAACTGAAAAAAACCCTTCTGCTGTGCGCCACGGAAATGCTTTCAAAAAGACAGATCGATAAGCTGATCGGGATCATAACCTAG
- the gcvPB gene encoding aminomethyl-transferring glycine dehydrogenase subunit GcvPB: MELIFEKSRPGRKTDSVPPCDVPEMPIESLIQEDLLRQNLDLPELAEVDLVRHYTTLSRRNFGVDMGFYPLGSCTMKYNPKINEDMASLPGFTALHPYAPAGFSQGNLQIMYELQHYLSEIFGMADFSLQPAAGAHGELSGIMILKKYFEKRGERRDRILIPDAAHGTNPASCALCGYRTVTLRTNDEGSIDLSHLEKLMTGDVAGLMLTNPNTLGLFERNIERVQAIVHGKGGLLYGDGANANAFLGKTRPGDLGFDVIHINLHKTFSTPHGCGGPGSGPIGVGRDLVDYLPVPRVVKTNGGYGFRYDYPESICRVKAFYGNFNVLVKAYTYLRTLGPEGLRRVSEIAVLNANYLKERLKPYYDLAYDRICMHECVFTGRRQVKEKGVHTADIAKRLLDYGYHPPTIYFPLITPEAIMIEPTETESLETLDGFCDAMIRIAEEARETPELVKSAPLTTPVKRLDDVKAAREPDVCRRDC; encoded by the coding sequence ATGGAACTGATATTTGAAAAGAGCCGACCGGGACGCAAGACAGATAGTGTGCCCCCATGCGATGTTCCGGAAATGCCGATAGAGTCCTTGATTCAAGAGGACCTTCTTCGTCAGAACCTCGACCTGCCCGAATTGGCGGAAGTGGATCTGGTGCGCCATTACACCACGCTTTCCCGGCGGAATTTTGGGGTAGATATGGGATTCTACCCCCTCGGTTCCTGCACCATGAAATACAATCCCAAGATCAACGAAGATATGGCCAGTCTTCCCGGCTTTACAGCTCTTCATCCCTATGCACCGGCGGGTTTTTCCCAGGGCAACCTGCAGATCATGTACGAACTGCAACACTATCTCTCGGAGATTTTCGGTATGGCCGATTTTTCTCTCCAGCCCGCTGCCGGCGCCCATGGCGAATTGTCAGGGATCATGATCCTCAAGAAATACTTTGAAAAACGGGGAGAAAGGCGCGATCGTATCCTGATTCCCGATGCCGCCCACGGGACGAATCCGGCCTCGTGCGCCCTTTGCGGCTACCGGACCGTTACCCTCCGCACTAATGATGAAGGCTCTATCGACCTATCCCACCTTGAGAAACTCATGACGGGGGATGTGGCCGGGTTGATGCTCACGAACCCCAACACCCTCGGGCTCTTTGAACGGAATATCGAGCGGGTCCAGGCCATTGTTCACGGGAAAGGAGGCCTTCTTTACGGCGACGGGGCCAACGCCAACGCCTTCCTGGGGAAGACCCGCCCGGGCGATCTCGGTTTCGACGTCATCCACATCAACCTTCACAAGACATTCTCGACACCTCACGGCTGCGGTGGCCCCGGCAGCGGCCCCATCGGCGTCGGAAGAGACCTTGTCGATTATCTGCCTGTTCCCCGTGTGGTTAAGACAAATGGTGGTTATGGCTTCAGGTACGACTATCCCGAGAGCATCTGCCGGGTGAAGGCCTTTTACGGGAATTTCAACGTGCTTGTTAAGGCTTACACCTATCTCCGCACCCTGGGGCCGGAAGGCCTCCGGCGGGTCAGCGAGATCGCTGTCCTCAATGCCAACTATCTCAAGGAACGTCTCAAGCCTTATTATGATCTGGCCTATGACCGGATCTGCATGCACGAATGTGTATTTACAGGCAGACGTCAGGTGAAGGAAAAGGGCGTCCACACCGCAGATATTGCCAAACGGCTCCTCGATTACGGTTATCACCCGCCGACAATCTACTTTCCTCTAATAACACCGGAGGCGATCATGATCGAACCGACGGAAACGGAGAGCCTGGAGACGCTGGATGGATTCTGTGACGCCATGATCCGGATTGCCGAAGAGGCCCGGGAGACTCCCGAACTGGTCAAGTCCGCGCCCCTGACGACACCTGTCAAGCGCCTCGATGATGTCAAGGCGGCCCGTGAACCCGATGTCTGCAGGAGGGATTGTTAA
- a CDS encoding TetR/AcrR family transcriptional regulator, whose amino-acid sequence MPKAPRTAEEVDLVKQAILTKALQLIVDEGYNKLSMRKIASRLGITAANIYNYFASKEEINLWIRIKGFEIMDTMLSKSNDEKKSLVDNLRGLLRAYFEFGTAYSEYYDIIFNLRTPKVTDYIGTEFEEIAMTRLRVSGRRCLNHFLQIVEKVFLSKDKLPENFTLYKTTQLWSDMHGLVSLYNSNQIQQVVDNPKEFIDSRIEALIRELLGKKRLKLIL is encoded by the coding sequence ATGCCAAAGGCACCAAGAACAGCGGAAGAAGTTGACTTAGTTAAACAGGCAATACTCACCAAGGCCCTCCAGTTGATCGTCGATGAGGGATATAATAAGCTCAGCATGAGAAAAATTGCCTCACGATTGGGCATCACCGCCGCTAATATCTATAACTATTTTGCCAGCAAAGAAGAAATTAACCTGTGGATAAGGATAAAGGGTTTTGAAATCATGGATACCATGCTTTCAAAGTCCAATGATGAAAAAAAATCTCTCGTCGATAATCTGCGAGGACTCCTCAGGGCCTACTTTGAATTCGGAACCGCCTATTCCGAATATTATGACATCATATTTAACCTCCGCACGCCAAAAGTAACCGACTACATCGGTACGGAATTTGAAGAAATCGCCATGACAAGACTACGGGTGTCCGGCAGGAGATGCCTTAATCACTTTCTTCAAATCGTAGAAAAGGTTTTCCTATCAAAGGATAAACTTCCGGAGAATTTCACCCTTTATAAAACCACTCAGTTATGGTCAGATATGCATGGCCTGGTCAGCCTGTATAACAGCAATCAAATCCAGCAGGTTGTCGATAATCCAAAAGAGTTCATCGACTCCCGTATCGAAGCCTTGATTCGGGAATTACTTGGAAAAAAGAGACTGAAATTAATTTTATAA
- a CDS encoding MBL fold metallo-hydrolase, producing MDRIRVREADKIEIVVLVDNYSDLFLPDSDVVKRLRVMPPGGPLSEPGLSYLIKVHGGSEAHTLLFDTGISGTCLLHNAQTFALSRAVMLGEVGADFKSIEAVVLSHGHFDHFGGLLGFLGQARKGLPLFLHTGAFVSRRFQMNPQLRIDLPGMDEMALTRTGANLQKIETTSTIASGLILLSGEVERQTDFEKGMPGMEAKIGNEWIPDPFYDDQAMAVNLKGRGLVVIGGCSHAGIINTVKYFQKVSGLDKVHAVLGGFHLSGENERLIDPTIRAMKAIGPDYVAPMHCTGWKAVNRFAQEMPDQFLLTSVGTTFLL from the coding sequence ATGGACAGGATAAGGGTAAGAGAAGCGGACAAGATCGAAATCGTCGTACTGGTTGACAACTACTCCGACTTATTCCTCCCGGATTCAGATGTGGTCAAACGACTGCGGGTGATGCCGCCAGGCGGGCCCTTGTCGGAGCCGGGATTGTCCTATCTCATAAAAGTGCATGGCGGTTCGGAGGCCCACACGTTGTTGTTTGATACGGGTATTTCGGGAACATGCCTGCTTCACAACGCCCAGACCTTTGCTTTGAGCAGGGCTGTGATGCTGGGGGAAGTGGGAGCAGATTTTAAAAGCATCGAGGCCGTTGTCCTGAGTCACGGGCACTTTGACCACTTCGGCGGCCTGCTGGGGTTCCTTGGACAGGCCAGGAAGGGGCTGCCGTTGTTCTTGCACACGGGCGCCTTTGTCTCCCGCCGTTTTCAGATGAACCCACAGCTCCGGATTGATCTGCCCGGGATGGATGAAATGGCCCTGACAAGAACGGGCGCAAACTTGCAAAAGATAGAAACCACCTCGACTATCGCCTCCGGCCTTATTTTGCTTTCGGGGGAAGTGGAGCGGCAGACGGACTTTGAAAAGGGCATGCCGGGCATGGAAGCCAAGATCGGTAATGAGTGGATTCCGGACCCTTTTTACGACGATCAGGCTATGGCTGTAAACTTAAAGGGCCGCGGCCTGGTAGTGATCGGGGGGTGCTCTCATGCCGGGATCATCAACACGGTTAAATATTTCCAAAAGGTCTCAGGCCTAGACAAGGTCCATGCGGTCCTGGGCGGATTTCACCTTTCAGGGGAAAATGAAAGGCTCATCGACCCCACGATCAGGGCGATGAAAGCCATCGGCCCCGACTACGTGGCACCCATGCACTGCACCGGGTGGAAGGCAGTCAACAGGTTTGCCCAGGAGATGCCGGATCAGTTTTTACTGACCAGTGTTGGCACAACCTTCCTCCTCTGA